In one window of Posidoniimonas corsicana DNA:
- a CDS encoding zf-HC2 domain-containing protein codes for MRCDEVQDRLPEYVAGSLPEGERARVDAHLRSGCPECAAERDAIEQAVGLLAEGLPPVTPRAGLRDDVLAAIENERVTPATAGNPASEQSWAGYLPYLAVTVCAAVVGVAASLFLGPGGATDPGGVAGVSDPAADEAGVIQWRRRVAAAEREFGPPRAQLTGMPTRSEDPRIQAVVFYDPLASQMHVLVAGVEVSDPGRRVWAWFVDDADAVLFGGPLDSIGAAQASGVVDVPGDTTRVRGVLLTDEPAGDHAAPTGPELGRMQIGAEP; via the coding sequence ATGCGGTGTGACGAGGTTCAAGACCGACTGCCCGAGTACGTCGCGGGCTCGCTGCCCGAGGGCGAGCGGGCGCGTGTCGACGCGCACCTGCGCTCGGGGTGTCCGGAATGCGCCGCCGAGCGTGACGCCATTGAGCAGGCGGTTGGCCTGCTGGCTGAGGGCCTGCCGCCTGTCACGCCCCGCGCGGGTCTCCGCGACGATGTGCTGGCCGCCATTGAGAACGAACGCGTAACGCCGGCGACGGCCGGCAATCCGGCTAGTGAACAAAGCTGGGCAGGGTACCTGCCGTACCTGGCGGTCACGGTTTGTGCAGCCGTGGTCGGCGTGGCCGCTTCGTTGTTCCTGGGCCCCGGCGGAGCGACCGACCCTGGGGGTGTGGCCGGTGTGAGCGACCCCGCAGCCGACGAGGCGGGCGTCATCCAGTGGCGCCGGCGTGTCGCGGCCGCCGAGCGCGAGTTTGGACCGCCGCGGGCGCAATTGACCGGCATGCCGACCAGGTCCGAGGACCCGCGGATCCAGGCGGTTGTCTTCTACGACCCGCTCGCCAGCCAGATGCACGTGCTGGTGGCGGGCGTTGAGGTGAGCGATCCGGGACGCCGCGTGTGGGCCTGGTTCGTCGACGACGCCGACGCGGTGCTGTTCGGCGGCCCTCTCGACTCGATCGGCGCCGCGCAGGCGAGCGGCGTCGTGGATGTCCCCGGCGACACCACGCGTGTCCGCGGCGTGCTGCTCACCGATGAACCGGCCGGCGACCACGCCGCGCCCACCGGCCCAGAGTTGGGTCGGATGCAGATCGGCGCCGAGCCGTGA
- a CDS encoding glycoside hydrolase family 18 protein has product MVARRLAPLMILATALACATPATAQRTPRVFLGYYAAIGDLPIEQIPWRQLTHVSHAFLAVDSDGELVENDLVPSKRLTEAAHQNRVRVLLSLGGGKTAEGLTKIAQSPERLEAYAKSVTAAAIDNGYDGVDIDWESPHNQQTMEGFARLVKLLRGELDAAARRSRRRTPYLLTAAVPPSNHLGKWFDTGAIASRIDWFNVMAYDMSGPWERTAGHHAPLFPSPKDPERSWRSVQSAMEYWHKDRGVPKGKLIVGLPMYGRALPVSKPLEPLDPAKRQQHGALDFRKVRELVGQGWPAMWDHDSHAPWARPPAQRKSPLLICFDDRNSIDEKSKWAQQQGYRGLSFWAIHQDLMPDGAHWLLQSAYRAWPPAN; this is encoded by the coding sequence ATGGTCGCCCGCCGACTCGCCCCGCTGATGATCCTCGCCACGGCTCTGGCCTGCGCCACGCCCGCAACTGCCCAGCGGACCCCACGGGTGTTCCTGGGCTACTACGCGGCGATCGGCGACCTGCCGATCGAACAGATCCCGTGGCGCCAGCTGACGCACGTCAGCCACGCGTTCCTGGCGGTCGACTCCGACGGAGAACTGGTCGAGAACGACCTGGTCCCCAGCAAGCGGCTGACCGAAGCGGCCCACCAGAACCGTGTGAGGGTGCTGCTCAGCCTGGGCGGCGGGAAGACCGCGGAGGGCCTGACAAAGATTGCCCAATCGCCCGAACGCCTTGAGGCATACGCGAAGTCGGTCACCGCCGCGGCAATCGACAACGGTTACGATGGCGTCGACATCGACTGGGAGTCGCCCCACAACCAGCAAACCATGGAGGGCTTTGCTCGGCTCGTGAAGCTGCTCCGCGGCGAACTCGACGCGGCAGCTCGGCGTTCGCGGAGGAGGACCCCTTACCTGCTGACCGCGGCGGTGCCGCCGTCCAACCACCTCGGCAAGTGGTTCGATACCGGCGCCATCGCCAGCCGCATCGACTGGTTCAACGTCATGGCCTACGACATGAGCGGGCCCTGGGAGCGGACCGCAGGACACCACGCGCCGCTGTTCCCTTCCCCGAAGGACCCGGAGCGCAGCTGGCGATCGGTGCAGTCGGCCATGGAGTACTGGCACAAGGACCGGGGAGTCCCGAAGGGGAAGCTGATCGTCGGGTTGCCGATGTACGGGAGGGCGTTGCCGGTCTCCAAGCCGCTGGAGCCGCTCGACCCGGCCAAGCGTCAGCAGCACGGCGCGCTCGACTTCCGCAAGGTCCGCGAGCTCGTCGGGCAGGGCTGGCCGGCCATGTGGGACCACGACAGCCATGCCCCCTGGGCGAGGCCCCCCGCGCAGCGGAAGTCGCCGCTGCTGATCTGCTTCGACGACCGCAACAGCATCGACGAGAAGTCCAAGTGGGCCCAGCAGCAGGGCTACCGGGGTCTGTCGTTCTGGGCGATCCACCAAGACCTGATGCCCGACGGCGCCCACTGGCTGCTGCAGTCCGCCTACCGCGCCTGGCCGCCCGCGAACTGA
- a CDS encoding prolyl oligopeptidase family serine peptidase: MKPSAWLMTPLLFVVPTPVPAEAPSVDKPPYPQTRTVDHVDVLHGQSVPDPYRWLEDDVRVSDEVADWVKSQQAFTDSYLENLPGLEAVKERLTELWNFERYGPPRRVGDRYLYSKNDGLQNQAVLYITDAYDADGQVLIDPNTWSNDGTVALAGTSASEDGRFLAYQKSEAGSDWRTIYVMNLDDKSTLPDELKWVKFTSVTWDKPGEGFYYKRYPEPAEGEEFQSAALNPAIYYHKLGEPQAEDRLVFRIPEHPDWSLGVSRTFDGKYLLATARHGTDWQNHLYYRPAAETEAEFRPLVDNFDHLFAPIGSDGATLYLLTDYQAPRRRVVAMDINEPALDKLVEVIPQSDAALEDVSHVGGKLIASYLQDVASVVKVYSVDGELERTVELPGLGSAGGFGGKPNQTETFYTYSSYDHPPSTYRYDIASGESRLVRQPKVDFNPADYQVSRVFYESKDGVRIPMFLAHKKGIQLDGQNPTLLYGYGGFSISVTPGFSVSRLEWMEQGGVLAVANLRGGGEYGEDWHLAGKLDKKQNVFDDFIAAAEWLIEHKYASPQTLGIQGRSNGGLLVGAVMTQRPELFGACLPGVGVMDMLRFHQFTAGQFWRSEYGSADEPDQFETLLAYSPYHNIEPGTAYPPTLISTADTDDRVVPMHSFKFGARMQAAQAGDAPILMHIESRAGHGAGTPTTKLIEQAADDIAFLLYHLRPDDSP; this comes from the coding sequence ATGAAGCCCTCCGCCTGGTTGATGACGCCGCTGCTGTTTGTCGTACCCACTCCCGTACCCGCCGAGGCGCCCAGCGTGGACAAGCCCCCGTACCCACAGACCCGGACCGTCGACCACGTGGACGTGCTGCACGGGCAGAGCGTCCCGGACCCGTACCGCTGGCTCGAGGACGACGTGCGCGTGTCGGACGAGGTCGCCGACTGGGTGAAGTCGCAGCAAGCATTCACCGACAGCTACCTGGAGAACCTGCCGGGGCTCGAAGCGGTCAAGGAGCGGCTGACGGAGCTCTGGAACTTCGAGCGTTACGGTCCGCCCCGCAGAGTGGGCGATCGGTACCTGTACTCCAAGAACGACGGGCTGCAGAACCAGGCCGTCTTGTACATCACCGACGCCTACGACGCCGACGGCCAGGTGCTGATCGACCCCAACACCTGGAGCAACGACGGCACGGTCGCCCTGGCGGGCACGTCGGCCAGCGAGGACGGCCGCTTCCTGGCCTACCAGAAGAGCGAGGCCGGCAGCGACTGGCGGACCATCTACGTGATGAACCTCGACGACAAGTCGACTCTGCCCGACGAGCTCAAGTGGGTGAAGTTCACCAGCGTCACCTGGGACAAGCCGGGCGAGGGGTTCTACTACAAACGGTACCCCGAGCCGGCCGAAGGCGAGGAGTTTCAATCGGCCGCTTTAAACCCGGCAATCTACTACCACAAGCTCGGCGAGCCCCAGGCGGAAGACCGGCTGGTGTTCCGCATCCCGGAGCACCCGGACTGGTCACTCGGCGTCAGCCGCACGTTTGACGGCAAGTACCTGCTCGCGACCGCCCGCCACGGCACCGACTGGCAGAACCATCTGTACTACCGCCCGGCGGCGGAAACGGAGGCCGAGTTCCGCCCGCTGGTCGACAACTTCGACCACCTGTTCGCCCCCATCGGCAGCGATGGCGCCACACTCTACCTGCTGACTGACTACCAGGCGCCCCGACGGCGGGTGGTGGCGATGGACATCAACGAGCCGGCGCTCGACAAGCTGGTCGAAGTCATCCCACAGTCCGACGCCGCGTTGGAAGACGTGTCGCACGTCGGCGGCAAGCTGATCGCCAGCTACCTGCAGGACGTGGCGTCGGTGGTGAAGGTGTACAGCGTCGACGGCGAGCTGGAGCGCACTGTGGAGCTGCCCGGACTCGGCAGCGCGGGCGGCTTTGGCGGCAAGCCTAACCAAACCGAAACCTTCTACACCTACAGCAGCTACGACCACCCGCCCAGCACCTACCGCTACGACATCGCGTCAGGCGAGAGCCGGCTGGTCCGCCAGCCCAAGGTCGACTTCAACCCAGCGGACTACCAGGTCAGCCGCGTGTTCTACGAGAGCAAGGACGGCGTGCGGATACCCATGTTCCTGGCGCACAAGAAGGGGATTCAGCTCGACGGGCAGAACCCAACTCTGCTGTACGGCTACGGCGGGTTCAGCATCTCGGTCACGCCCGGCTTCTCCGTCAGCCGCCTGGAGTGGATGGAGCAGGGCGGCGTGCTGGCGGTGGCGAATCTCCGCGGCGGCGGCGAATACGGCGAGGACTGGCACCTGGCCGGCAAGCTCGACAAGAAGCAGAACGTCTTTGACGACTTTATCGCCGCGGCCGAGTGGCTGATCGAACACAAGTACGCCAGCCCCCAGACGCTCGGCATCCAGGGACGCAGCAACGGCGGCCTGCTGGTTGGCGCGGTCATGACCCAGCGGCCCGAGCTGTTCGGCGCGTGCCTGCCGGGCGTGGGCGTGATGGACATGCTGCGGTTCCACCAGTTCACGGCCGGTCAGTTCTGGCGGAGCGAGTACGGCTCGGCCGACGAGCCCGACCAGTTCGAGACGCTGCTAGCCTACTCGCCCTACCACAACATCGAACCCGGGACCGCCTACCCGCCGACCCTGATCAGCACCGCCGACACCGACGACCGCGTCGTGCCGATGCACAGCTTCAAGTTCGGAGCAAGAATGCAGGCCGCCCAGGCAGGCGACGCGCCGATCCTGATGCACATCGAGTCGCGGGCCGGGCACGGCGCCGGCACGCCCACCACCAAGCTCATCGAGCAGGCCGCCGATGACATCGCGTTCCTGCTCTACCACCTGCGGCCCGACGACTCGCCGTAG
- a CDS encoding response regulator transcription factor, with amino-acid sequence MAQKLLLVDDDELLRERMARALTKRGLEVHPAANADEAVAVARAEGPDLAVLDLKMPGRTGLELLTELRGLLPELKCVILTGYGSIANAVDAMRLGAVNYITKPADADQVVEAFRRGGGELPTEPAAADEIHPPSLAEAEWNHIQQTLSDCDGNVTRAAEKLGIPRRTLQRKLKKLAP; translated from the coding sequence ATGGCCCAGAAGCTCCTGTTAGTCGACGACGATGAGCTGCTCCGCGAGCGGATGGCGCGGGCGTTGACCAAACGCGGGCTCGAGGTGCACCCGGCCGCAAACGCGGATGAGGCAGTCGCCGTCGCCAGAGCGGAGGGGCCGGACCTTGCAGTGCTCGACCTCAAGATGCCAGGCCGCACCGGACTGGAGCTGCTGACCGAGCTGCGGGGTCTGCTGCCCGAATTGAAGTGTGTGATCCTGACGGGGTACGGCAGCATCGCCAACGCGGTCGACGCGATGCGGCTGGGCGCGGTCAACTACATCACCAAGCCGGCCGACGCCGATCAGGTCGTCGAGGCGTTCCGCCGCGGCGGGGGCGAGCTGCCTACCGAGCCCGCCGCGGCCGACGAGATCCACCCGCCTTCGCTCGCCGAAGCCGAGTGGAACCACATCCAGCAGACGCTTTCGGACTGCGACGGCAACGTCACCCGCGCGGCGGAGAAGCTCGGCATCCCCCGTCGTACCCTGCAACGCAAGCTGAAGAAGCTGGCGCCTTAG